In one window of Streptomyces sp. NBC_01224 DNA:
- a CDS encoding DUF2461 family protein translates to MTRAFSGWTEQAFELLLQLEGMPSQEAREQRRKERERLVRQPMIALLNDVADADQAYEDFSVWGFRKDPWWWQHQVAVIRIARNVEIGLRFDLDGLRIKGGWTYPDPGQVPLFRTAVAAQDSGPDLVRAIEALGARGYEITGDTMKRMPRGHDAGHPRADLLRYRSVSAARPLGGDCAQHTPALLDAVLRAAEELEPLLSWLAGHVTVPGSRRHAV, encoded by the coding sequence GTGACAAGAGCATTCAGCGGCTGGACAGAGCAAGCGTTCGAGCTGCTCCTGCAGTTGGAGGGCATGCCCTCGCAAGAAGCTCGCGAACAGCGCCGCAAGGAACGGGAGCGTCTCGTACGGCAGCCCATGATCGCGTTGCTGAACGATGTGGCCGACGCGGACCAGGCCTACGAAGACTTCTCCGTCTGGGGGTTCCGCAAGGATCCGTGGTGGTGGCAGCACCAAGTGGCGGTGATCCGGATCGCACGCAACGTCGAGATCGGGCTCCGCTTCGACCTCGACGGGCTCCGGATCAAGGGCGGCTGGACCTACCCGGACCCGGGGCAGGTCCCGTTGTTCCGTACGGCCGTTGCCGCGCAGGACAGCGGCCCCGATCTGGTGCGCGCCATCGAGGCGCTGGGGGCCCGGGGGTACGAGATCACCGGCGACACCATGAAGCGCATGCCACGTGGCCATGACGCCGGCCATCCCCGCGCCGACCTGCTCCGGTACCGCTCGGTCTCCGCTGCCCGTCCGCTCGGCGGGGACTGCGCGCAGCACACGCCGGCGTTGCTCGACGCCGTGCTCCGAGCGGCGGAGGAGTTGGAGCCCCTGCTCTCCTGGCTCGCCGGCCATGTGACGGTTCCCGGTTCCCGCCGGCACGCCGTCTAG
- a CDS encoding transglycosylase SLT domain-containing protein, with translation MSATGIHRRRKSTSLTRGLIAATTGGAALVLPLVGAGFASAAPVQSATAEKAAASTVATVKEKTAQKDAPTIYSVIAGDTLSKIAREHSLSGGWQKLYEDNREIVGDNPAGIRPGMKLTIGAQAESKTSATAAPAAKAATYTNDLDGWIKQSLAVMAKHSIPGSYDGIHRNVMRESSGNPLAINNWDSNAAKGTPSKGLLQIIDPTFRAYHVPGTSMDSYDPIANITAACNYAADKYGSIDNVFGAY, from the coding sequence ATGTCTGCAACGGGTATCCACCGTCGTCGCAAGTCCACTTCGCTGACCCGTGGTCTCATCGCCGCGACCACGGGCGGAGCCGCTCTCGTGCTTCCGCTGGTCGGTGCCGGCTTCGCCTCGGCAGCGCCGGTGCAGTCCGCCACCGCCGAAAAGGCTGCGGCGTCGACCGTCGCCACCGTCAAGGAAAAGACCGCGCAGAAGGATGCGCCCACCATCTATTCCGTGATCGCGGGCGATACCCTTTCCAAGATCGCGCGGGAGCATTCACTCAGTGGTGGCTGGCAGAAGCTGTACGAGGACAATCGAGAGATCGTCGGCGACAACCCCGCAGGGATTCGCCCGGGCATGAAGCTGACAATCGGTGCCCAGGCCGAGTCCAAGACTTCCGCCACTGCCGCACCGGCCGCGAAGGCTGCGACGTACACGAACGACCTGGACGGCTGGATCAAGCAGTCGCTGGCCGTCATGGCCAAGCACAGCATCCCCGGCAGCTACGACGGAATCCACCGCAACGTCATGCGCGAGTCGTCCGGCAACCCCCTGGCCATCAACAACTGGGACTCGAACGCCGCCAAGGGCACGCCGTCCAAGGGCCTCCTCCAGATCATCGACCCCACGTTCCGTGCCTACCACGTGCCCGGTACGTCGATGGACAGCTACGACCCGATCGCCAACATCACCGCAGCGTGCAACTACGCCGCCGACAAGTACGGCTCCATCGACAACGTGTTCGGGGCCTACTGA